TGAAaattttaagatgaaaaataGGTTTTAAAATGACACTGCAGATTGGTCCACACAAACGCCAACCTTTCTagtgataaataaaaaaacttgGATAGAAACATCACATTGTGAAAAATTACAATTTACCGTAGTCTGCATCTTACTGTAATTTACAATATGAACATTTCTACAATTCCAGTTGTAAACTATACACTGGTTAAGAACCTTGGTCTGTAAGAAGTAATGACTAACATGATCAAAGCTGGCATGGTAGAACAAAAGTAGTGTTGCCTAAACTAGTGCACGCAACCCAAAGACTACCTGCTGCAGCAGTCTGGTTATGCTCACAGAAAACATGCAAGCCAAGTAAATagtttgtggggaaaaaaaacttctaGATCTGTGAAAGAGAGTACTAATCAATGCTTTTATTATAAAGTTAACATACCACATTACAATTTCAGTgacagagaaagggaaatttgttcttattttatgagaagaaaaaaccCCACATTTGATCAAAGTCGGCATTAAGAAAAACCCCAGCAATATTAGGGAATTGCACTTACTCAGGATCACCTTCCAGTGATTTCCATGGAAACTTAATTTGAAAAAGTACTGTAAACTGAAGTGCTAGAATTCTTGAATATACTAAACGTTTCATACTTCAGAACATAGGGCTTCCTTAATTACTTTTTGGTCAAGATTTCCAATTTTCAACGTAacttcctttaatttttcttttagaaggaaaagaaactcctttttctttgaaaagctaAAGgccatttaatattttcaattaacTATTTCATAATAAGGCTTACTCAGTAAAGAGGCTGGTTGTACAAACCTTCATCCCTATTGGCAGCTCTCCTTGCTTCTCTGTAGTGCCCATGCTACCTCCTACAGATCTGTACACCATTCCCATCAACAGTTTGTTTCATGCAGGATTATTACACATTACTTCTTCTGCAAAGTGGAACTACAGACTTGAATCCATGTCTTGTATGTAGGCACagaatcaaacaaaaccaaacttcaGGAGCTAAGCATCCACAGCATCCAGTAACCTGAGTACCCCATGAAATCGGATCTGTTAGAtgacattcttcagaaatgctGCCACTAACCTCTCCGACAGCATGTACAAGCAAAAGATGTTTTGTTCAGAGGTGGAAGTTTACGCTTCTGAGCAATGCGTTATGTATAATGCAACATTTCTCACAGATAGCCAGAACAAAGAAATACATAGCCTAACAGAAATGAATTTGAATTGTTGCATCTTTGAAGGCAGAAACCACTCTGAGGTTGCATGTTGCTACAGTATTTTTGATTACTGTCAACAACTGTCTGCAAAAAGTTTAACATAGAAGCAAAGATCGTTATTGTCTCTTACGCTCTCCCTACCTACACCAGACCCACTTGTGTTGAACACCTGAGGTGTTACACATTACTGAGTGCTAGGGATATTCAGTCAGACTTTTTGATGGAGCCAAACGAAGTtactgaaaaatacagtttgtttttttaaatatagctctgacaaatacaaaaagaagagTATAGTAAATGCAGCTTTCCCCCAGTACTAGAACAGAGAGGCAGCGTGCTTAGTACTTACTGCCCTATGTTTAGGGAGAACTGGGAGCACAAATAATTGGGACACAGATATGGATCGTGTCCAGGGGGAGGTAGGTGCTGGCAGGCATAACACAAGACTAGCATCGCAGGTATCCTGGTCACATCCGATTTATGCACTAAATCACGATGTTACAAGAGGAAGTCAGAGAAGCCCTTGTCTTACTGTCTAGTGGCTCTAGTGGGGTAAGGTCAGTACTATTTCGTTTTCAATACATGACAGAGTAAAGACCATTAGCTacatttccttttgcctttgctTGGCTGTCCATTCATCTCCCTGATCCCTTGGTCCCTTCCATTTCTCACCCCCTCCCAGTACAGTCTGTTCATAATTGGGCCACTGTTCACACAGCATTAGTGGATTCTGCTGCACCACGTGGCTTTctcactccttccattttctgcTTTACCTTCCCAAGGTTTAGCCTGAGAACCCATAGCAAAGACCTTGGAATATCTACCTTTCTAAGCTCTTCTGCTCTTTCAGAAGAGCAGATGAGGAAAAGCTTGTCCAATTTATAAAAGCAGAGTGTAACTCATGAGATAATacgcttccaaaaaaaaaaaaaaaacctgaactTATCATTTAGGGTTTTTGCAACATTTCAGAAGCCGAGTACCTGGAAGCACCTGTTTGGATGTGCCAAAGCAATAAACATTAGTCACTTAAGAAAAGTCATGTTGAGGAACAAAGCCCTCAAATGATTCCACAGTAGACCAAATAGTTCTTAGCACTGAAAGATGAGTACCACTGAAACAGTGGACAATGATTAGAGATGATAATTTAAAGTCAAAAAGGGAGAACTGCACCTCTTTCTGGGTGACCTGCCTCCTTATATTGTTTAATTACTGATATCACTAGAAATATTACAGTtagtattttttatgtttttagtaTTTAATAAGGTATCCAGGGCTGCAGTATTCAGAGTTTTAATGTTTCAGATAAGCATTATAGCCTCTGAATTAACATTAGCATTTGAGTAATCAGCTTAAACAAGATCTTCAAAGGACACACTCCGGTCAGACACCCTACTGTTTAAATTCCTAACAAACCACATTCCCCTCATTTCCCGTAATTGCTTTCCTGTTCTTGTTCTCATCACCTTCTAAATACATAACCTACCTTTCTAAATTCAAACACTGCCCGGATTACATTCTCCACTGGAGTCTCTGACAAAATTCTAAAGCATTCCAGAGCATATTGTTTGCTTCCACAGCAATACATACAGTTTCTGGCATGCAGtcaaacacttcaaaaaaaaaaaaaaaagaggaggtaTCAGTGATATAATCCCAATTCAAGCATTTAGTGGGTACAATTTCATCACTCATACTGTAACCTTCAGGCATTTAGTTGTAAATTAAAACCATTTTAGCACATCACTTAAGGAAAAGTAAAAGGATACCTGCCAAGCCATATAAAGTTTAGAAGTTTTCTGAAGCACTGCAAGCTGAAAATTATTTGCATGTTTTACATCGTAGAATTTCAGTGAAATCAAATTTATTGGTTATTCTTGCTAAATTATTGGTCTTTTACCTCTGACTTAGTTTATCTTGTTATATTTGTTATAAATAAGCTTGGTATTGAAAATCTGCAGCATTTTGGTGTTTGAAAAGTTCTCAAAGAGCTGGAATTACTCCGACTTCTTGTGTTCTTCAGTGTGGGAAAGCACCTTTCGCCTCTGATGTAGCATATGAAAATAGAGCTGGGGAAAgactgaagagaaaacaaagtagTAAGTCAGGCTTCTGTGTCAGTGTAATACACACAGTCACACTCAAGGTCACCAATTCTGTTAAAAGGGAACATGCCTATTCACTTTCTGCTCTAATCATCTTCTGCCTTAAGAATAAGCAATATTGCCCTTTAGGTACTATTTAATTTTTGCTACAGTAATAACATTTTCAGGCAAAGGTGGCAAAAAGCCCTCTTACATTTCCGCAGCTATAAGTGGGATAACAAAGTTTCCTGAATTGTACACacagaataagaaaaacattgcagggaggaaaaagagcACCATGAGGAATGAAAGTCCTTTCAGAAGAATGACATTTCCAGATTTCAGTTCTCATAATTCTAGTGTCCCTTTCACAGAATCTAAGAAACTTTATGCAAACTGGTGCTTCTTTCATCTCTCTCTATCCTCTATGtaaagcttttttccttctaagaCTACATTACACAGTATATTTGCAGAAGAATAAAGGAgggaatggaaaacaaacagcaaaagctAAATTTCCCATGAGAGACTAAACTTCCATCGCTGTGAACCCTCTGGAAATTAAACAAGCATCAGCCTAGATGACACTGGTTACAGTAGTGTTTGTAGTAGATGTTGGCCAACCAAAAACTATTAAATTTTAGGCTACTGCTTTCTCTTTTGGCTTTCTTTACCCAGTATTTCATCTCCTGATTGTTTCCCCCAAGCCTTGATTTCACTTGATTTCACTCCACCAGTGCTAAGTAGTTAATATAGCTGTCCAGGACCATAATAGAATACAGAGCCACCAGATCTCTGTTAGAAGTCTAAGTAGTTGGAATCTATATGCGAAGAACTGAATGACATCCTTTCCGGCAAGATGTCAATTTCGACAGATGGGtactaaattaaatatttaaagtcaGATAAATGGTAAGATGCAGCTATCAAGAATGTTAATCTCAAGTTCTAGCAATAGTTTTTAAATCTTGCTTTCTTTATGATGTTAAATTTTCCAAAATTTGCAAGATCTTTTGTGGGTTAAGAACACCCCCCTCCACAGGTAGCTTTTAAGAATGACTAACTGACCTATGGTATAATCAATGAATGTAATGATCATTGCTTTTCTTGTATCTGTGGAACAACACAGAACACCTTCATGTGAAAAGGTACCTAAGACCAATTGAGTCCAAACAGTTGGTACATGGAGTTAAATACCAATTCAcaaaaatgatttcaaaattaaaaaagactGTACCGAAGTTACACATCGCACAAATGATAATGAATCACAAAACATTTCAATTGAGAAACTGCAATTTTAAAGGAGAAACAGGGCTAAAATTATCTAGGTTCTATCTGCTTCCCTTCTGTGTGGCCTGTCAGCTGTGATCTAGCCACCCCACAAGAGGTAATTAATacttgtgtttattttcactggaacaaaatatattattctGGCTCCTCGGAGTTAGTAATATCAATGTTTTTGGAAGAAGGAGACGAGAAGATATTAAAAACCCTTTTCATGCATTTGTAACAGCTGGAAGAACTTATGAATCTCGATGTCAGAATTACAAGATGGTTCACTGGAAGAGTAAGCACTTATTACAGACAGCCACACTGCTGAAATTTAAATCTTCGAATGATTTTTTCATTCTATACAAACAAGGTTCATATAAAGACAGCTACAGAGACAGCTAACAGCAGCAACATTGTCACTACATCATTTTGCATGTTAGACGTCTATTTGCACATCTAAATTGTTTGAAGGCTGATGCGTTCCTAATCCCTGTTTCTAAGCAGAAAAGCCAAATCTTCATAGCATGTAAAGAAATACCAACCAAAGATAACATCAAGTTAATTCAACAGAAATGCCTTGCTAGCCATTACTGCAAAAGCGATGTTCTTACGCCTGATAATGAACCAAATTTTAAGAAGCTGTTTTAACCCTGTTCTCACAGAAGTCCATAATTGGGTAAAAAAAGTCAACATTTGCCAAatactacatttatttttatattccaaGTATATGAGGGGAAAATATTACTATATTACAAGTGTTTGTAGAAAGCAACTCCTGCAGTTTTGACTTCTTTAAATACctttcaaaattaattctgcAACATTAGTTGTATATATGCAACCCCCCCGCAATTGTTAGCTTTTCCTGATaccatttttaatgtttaaaaaagatCAAACTTGTACTTACTTGGAATGTACGAGATCATAACCAGGATCAGGAATGTATAGTagtcaaaagaaaaattgtacttGTTCGGTAAACTAATGGAATACAAGCCAGACTGCCTGACGAAGGGTAATGCAGCATATATTGTGAGTAATTCGCCAGAGACTCCCATTGGATACAACACTATAAACAACGTGTACCTAGAACAGGACAGttaaggaaaagattaaaaGCTCTGACAAACTGACAAAGTATTTGTTAAGCTATAGATATTAAAATCTTAAATTCTTAGCTTTTATTTGATTAGAGCATACAAACATTAGGTGTGAACATTACTGCAAGACAAGAATATTGAAGTCAGAAACAAGTTTGAATTTGTTTAAAGGTTATCTTTGAGAATCTGAAAGTTATTTTTACAACTATTTCCTCTGTCTCCTCTCCCCTTATGCTTGTTACTTTGGCTTCTGAACTCTTTGGCAGAGGTCATATTATCAAAACAGGGCCAAACACAGTCAGTGTTAATCAATGTGTTCACCAACTTTTCACCAACCCTTACACTGAAGAGTTATTGTTAAGTATGAGTTTATTTACTGCCATCCCTTACTGTTAGTTGGCAGTATCTGACAAACAACAATCACTTTGCTAGAACTCAGTACCATTTAGCAAAGTACTTTCACCTTACATTTAATAGATTTGCAACACAAATCTGCTGGAAAGAAGCGAGGAAGTTGCATTTATAAATGGGGCAATTACCCCATGAcagaatttaaaacaattttaaatagtTCTTTTATAAACTATTTTACAAGGTAGATATCTCTGCTTTAAAGGCTATGATTTCCCTTGTGCCACCTACCTGGCCCATTTTATGAGATAAGGGAGATGGTTTAACAAGCTAAAGGTATAAAAAGAGTAACGGATTATCTCAGTGATTGTCCAGGCCACTACAAATAACAGGACACAATCTTCTGTTTGTACCTACAAGAGAGAAGCAAAAGGTTCAATATGAATTCAAGTGTTCCTAGTTACTCACCAGATCTAAACACCCCAAAGAAATTAATTCCCAGGGGCTGCTTTACTGCATCATTTTAGATAACAGACTCcaagaaaaagcataaaagcaaCATTAGTAACAACGGCAAAAAACCCTTCTCATCATGCTCTGTAGTTTCCTAGTTGGCTTAAGAATAGCTCAGATGATCAGAAAACTTAAGATCTCTCATTCTGTGCAATGCAAATTAGTGCAAGAAATCCCTGAAATACCAAGAACAACCCAAAACACTGCCGACTACTATACAGTACCAGGTTGTACTTAAGTCCTGTGGTTGTTTTCTGGTGCAGGAAGCAGAGAGGATGCTAACACTCCAGATCTGGTTTAGACTTTACACTCTGCTCCTAGTCAGTGCTATTTCTGAGTACAAGGAGAACTGCTTCCCTCTCTTTCTTCACATGAGAAACTGGGTCTTAAttctgagcagcagcaagacAGCTAACAGCAGGATGCAGGCTCGGAggagagaagaaacagaagctCAGGTTGTGGCACCTCAGGCAAGCTTCACTACTAACTAcctgctttgctgttccctgCTCCTCTTGCTGCTTACTGCACGCAGCATTGTTTTTCTGATGTTGGTTATATTCAAGGCATCATTTTGGTTCACTGCTTTACACCTCTTAATTCCAGAAGCACATGACTGAAACAGCTTTTACTCCCTTCGTATTTTGAAGATGAACCTTCAAAAGcatgaatttaaaaatgaactgtTACATTTGGGAGTGTAATTATGAAGTTTAAGTTTCAGATGGAACAGCAGTTATGAAGAAGCATATGGGGTCACATACCTGCACGACAAACTCTTGAGTGAACACACGATTTTTAACGCAACCCCCCCGGCACCCAACAGAAGCATGTTGTGAATTCTCAGCTGTGTGAATACCTTGAGCCCAAATTCAGTAGATCGTGGGAACAAAAAGAGCTCAACCACAAGgggctgcattttcttttttgcctcCTACtcttgaaaaagggaaaaggaagtcAGTAGGTGTGGGTGGTACACCCTATTCATCTTGGGCAAAGTACATGTACAAACAAAGGAACAAGAAATTATAGGGGCAAGCAGAAACCTTTTCAGAGGAGGGGACCGGTCATACATTTGTGTGTAAAAAGCTCAATGAttacccattaaaaaaaaaaacaaaaaaactttgttACAGACTACTAAACCCAGAAAGAACTGTACAAAACTCTTGGGAATCCTGTAATGTAGAGTTACGGTTACTCCATTTTCTGCTGTGTATAGCAGTTCAAGtcattttcatctctttttgtGGCAAACATGCCTTGTTCTTTTTCACTTGAAATTCTGTGAAACTATGTAATTTCCATAtatattaatctcccttatATCACCATAAAAGAACATCATCCAAGATTTATTTCAAGACTTCCTGAGTAGAGACCAAAGCTATTTTTACATTGATACAGTTTCTGGAAAAAGATCATAACCCTGCTTTATAAACAAGACCCACTTCTCAGCCTGGCAGCATCACTTCACAGATGCCGCTGTTCCCAAGGAGCAACATGCTTCACAAGCACTCCAGAGCTGCATCTTCTGGTCAAATCAGGAGTAGCAGCTTCCGAATTCATCTAAGCTTATGCATCACAGACTTTGATCCGTATGTTGAAACCCCACTTCTTTCCCTAACTGTGGAAGTCAGTAGaaccaacaaacaaaatgtgTAGCTTGAAGTAGCACCCAGGGATATGACCAAGGACAAAAAAATGGGATGCTAACAGTGAATGACGCACATAGAAGAAGAAAACCTGACAGTTACAATCCAGTTCTATCACAGGACTTGTAACACTACTTTCTCAAGTCTAGTCTTTTCTATTTATGTTAATACTAGAACTGTATTTGGAAACTACTAAAACAGGTCAcaccatttaaaaaacaaaacaacaaagccaACCCCTGTTAAGGTCACTTGACAGATTGTGACTTTACAGCTCATGACCCTGCTTAATGAAAAAATTACAAACACCAGTTCCCAGTATAAGAGTGACCtatacatttttcaaaacactCCAAGTCTGTGCAGTGAGGAGCAGGAGACCGCTATGGACTTTATCATCATATTTTATCTACATTCCAAAGTTCATCGTTAAAGAGCATGTTTCTTACATATTAGCAGATCTGTCAGAAGACTGCCACCATTAGAGCTTCTCTTTGAGGACTGAATTTCTCAATACTTCAAATAATCTCTGAGATGCACGTTATCAGCCCCTCGGGAACTGATTTACAAAGCAGTCTCTCAAGAGCCTTACTCATTTAGGCCCTGCTAATGCTGCATTTGTAACATCACTGTACAGTACAGCCAACAAGCAGCAGACTCTTTTCAAACCACAAATCCCAGTATTGCCCTCAGAATTCAATCTCTCTTCCTCCACCTTTTCATCCCAGTCTTTGAAAGTGATGTTAGACAAAGTCAAAGCACATTTTACACTCCATATACAACTTATTGTCCAACTGCCTTAATTAGTGTGAATCATACCATGGGCATAATTTTTTTAGCATGTGTTTCAAACCAATGTATCAAGGAGAGTCTTGAATGTATTTTGTCTCATGACTATGAATACAAGATAATCTGTGTTAAAATATAAGGGATTAATAGCCTTTTAAGATACAAAGATGAGATTCAGAGTTGGGAAATGTCAAAATAAAGCCTGAGAGGCTTTTACTGTTCTCTGGTgcattaaaagttattttaaagttgAGCAAGGTTTGAAAGGTTGAAGATACCATAAACCCAGAAATTCTATAGATTTCTCCATATTAAGAGTAACAGTGAGAAATTACAGAGAATTTCAGCTAAACACATCATGAAGCAATCCAGTGCAGAAGAGTACAAACAGCAGCAGTATGCAACAATGATAAAACAGCACATCTCCCTCCAAAGCTTGGGTTCTGTGTGcacatcaatttaaaaaaaggaagcttcACAGTAGGTATAAAGAGCCTGACAGACATTTGTGTTGTACAGAATTACTCAAATTTTGCATAGATGTAAAGCAGTGATGGTTTAGGCCTGTCAACGACACTCACCCATTCAGAGTTCTGAACCTTCCAGTGGGGACTTCTTTTACTACAACTCAATCTTAAATGATAAAAATTACCACTatcttatatttttaatttaagtatgTTTACGATCGTCAAATTCATTGCTGCAGATGCTGGAGTCTTA
The sequence above is drawn from the Anas platyrhynchos isolate ZD024472 breed Pekin duck chromosome 7, IASCAAS_PekinDuck_T2T, whole genome shotgun sequence genome and encodes:
- the HACD2 gene encoding very-long-chain (3R)-3-hydroxyacyl-CoA dehydratase 2, with the protein product MAAAGGSRADNGYGSQQQPRRRKGPGALATAYLVIYNVVMTAGWLVIAVGLVRAYLAKGSYHSLYYSIEKPLKFFQTGALLEILHCAFGIVPSSVVLTAFQVMSRVFLTWAVTHSVKEVQTEDCVLLFVVAWTITEIIRYSFYTFSLLNHLPYLIKWARYTLFIVLYPMGVSGELLTIYAALPFVRQSGLYSISLPNKYNFSFDYYTFLILVMISYIPIFPQLYFHMLHQRRKVLSHTEEHKKSE